In the genome of Anaerolineaceae bacterium oral taxon 439, the window TTTCGCGACTTCCTGAACCGTTTTACATTCGACAAATTCGACTTTCGTCGGATAGACCCGGCGATCTAAAATCCGGACGGTTCCGTTTTCGTACCACGCGATATTCTCATATTGGAGCATGAAGGCTAAGCCCCGATCCGCTCGTTCCATAAGCGTTCTCCGTTCTGTTCGTTTAATGAATCCTGGCGCAGCTTTGCCGATAGTCGGCTTTGGCCTTTTCGGCGTCGACCGTCAGGTATTTTCCATGATCATAAATCATTTTTCCATCAACAATTGTGCATACGACGTCGGACGCTTGCGCTGCGTAAACGATCAGCGCCGGGGCGTCGTGAACCGGCATGAGATGCGGCCTGTCAAGGTCGAAGATCGCCAGGTCCGCTTTATTTCCGACCTTGAGCCTTCCCGTATCGTTCCGCCCTTGCGCCGCCGCGCCGGCGGAAGTCGCCATCGTCAGGACTTCTTCCGCGCTGAGGATCGTCGGATCGTGCGCCGCTCCACAGTGAATCAGCGAAGCCAGATGTATTTCCTCCAGAAAATTCAGATTATTGTTGCTTGCGGTGGAGTCGGTTCCGAGGACGACGGGAATACCGGCGTCCATGAGCTTTCGAATCGGCATGAACCCGCTTCCGAGCTTCATGTTACTGGATGGGTTATGAATAGCCGCAACGCCTTTTTCTCTCAGAATTTCGATATCCGCGTCGCTGAGGACGACGCAGTGCGCGGCGTTGGTGGGGTTTTCGAACGTTCCGATCCCGGCGAAAAAAGCGGCCGGCGTGACGCCATGGCGTTCGATACACCCTTTGACGTCCGCTTCCGTTTCGGCGAGATGCAGGTGCATCCGTGCGCCGCAGCTCTGGCAGGCTTCCGAATAAGCTTGCGCCGAAGCCTTGAGCGACGTATATTCGGCGTGAATCGCGAAGTCGATCCGGATTCGCTCTTCGGCGCTCTGATGATACTCCTGAAAGACTTTGACGGCCGTATCGATCCGTTCCTGATCGATTTCGGGTCTGGAAAAATCTTTCGACGCGAAAGGAACGGAGAGATTGGCTTTCATTCCGCTGGTTTCGACGAGCGCCGCGGTCAGCCATGGCTGAATATACATGTCGCTGAACGAGACGATTCCGGACGCGATCATTTCCAGGATCGCGATTTGCGAGCTGCGCTGAATATCCGAGGGCGAAAATTTTGCTTCCCGGGGGAACATCGCCTCTTTCAGCCAACGATGCAGCGGCAGGCCGCTCCCGATCCCGCGCAGCGAAGTCATACCGGTATGCGCATGCAGGTTGAAAAAACCGGGCAGAATCAGATGATTTTCCAGATCGATTTCGTGGTCGTAGGATTGCGCCGGGGGAATGGCGTCGAGGTAATCGATTCGCTGATCGTTTATTCCGAGGAAACCGCGCGGAACCGTCTCCCAACGATCCTTTTCGACAAGCAGGATCGCGTTTTTTAACAAAGTTCGCATTGTGAGCGGTTCTCCGTTTACGGTAACGCGCGCAGCAGGACCCGGAACCAGGCGCGGAACCGCGTTTCCACCGCTTTCGCGGTACGGTCGACCATTGCGTGGGCCGATTCCTGGTCGATGACGCCCGTCGCCATGTTCGTAATCAGCGATACAGCCAGGACCGGCAAGCCGGCATGGCGCGCGGTCAGGACTTCGGGAACCGTCGACATTCCGACGGCGTCCGCGCCGAGGATCCGCGCCGCGCGAATTTCCGCGGCGGTCTCGAAATGCGGCCCGACGAAGTACATGTATACGCCTTCATGCAGCGTCAGATCGGTATGCGGCTGCGTTCCGATCGCGACGGCGCGCAGCTTCGCGGAATATAAATCGGTTACGTCGAAGAAACGGGGCCCATATTCAGGGAGGTTCTCCCCGCGCGTGGGACTGGCGCCGACGAGGTTCAGGTGATCCTTGAGGATCATGATATCGCCGGGACGATAATCCGGATTAACTCCGCCGGCGGCGTTGGTCAGGATCACACGGGAAACGCCTGAATCCCTGAAAAGGCGGACCGGCGCGGCTAATTGCTCGAAGGTATACCCTTCGTAGTAATGGAACCGTCCGGACATGCAGATGACTTTTTTCCCTTCAATCGTTCCAAGGATCAGCTTCCCGGCATGCCCGGGGGCGGTTGAAACGAGGAAATTCGGAATATCGGCGTATGGAATAACGATCGGATCTTCGATTTCATCGGCGATTCCACCTAACGCGGTCCCCAGGATGATTCCGAGGTCCGGCGTGAAATTAATTCTGGATCGGACATAATCCGCGGATTTTTTGTAAAACGCTGTCGTAAACATGTTTTTTACAGTACCTGCTCTTTACTTAGGTTCAGATTGACGCTGCGGGCTGCGCAGCCTGAACGAATTATAGGCCATCAACGCGAAAATGGTAGCCGCATAAGGGATAGCCATGGTTAATTCGGAACTGATCGACGAATTCTGAAGAAAATTCGCGAGCGATTGCGCCAGCCCGAAAAAAGCGCTGGAGACGATCGTCCCGATTGGGTGGGCTGCGCCGAGGGAAGCGGACGCCATGGCGATATAGCCGCGGCCGGCGGTGATATTCTGCGCGAAGAGGGTGACCCCGCCCATCGTCAGCAGTACGCCGCCCAGACCGGATAACGCCCCGGAGAAGATAATCGTCAGAATCTGGATTCGATCGCCGTTAATGCCGAGGCTGTTCGCCGCGTCTTTGTTGATTCCGACGGAGCGCATGTGGAAGCCGGCGACGGTTCGGAACAGGACGAAATTCAGGACGAACGCCAGAACAAATGCAAACAGGTCAAGCCAGGTCAGCGAATCAAAAAGCGTATACAGGAACGGCGAGCCCCGAAGGCAGCTCACGTCGATTTTAGGCAGGCTGACGAGGTCCGAGCTGACGAACGCGCCCTTTATACCGAAAATCAGCTGCATCAGGAATGTCGTCAATCCGCTCATCAGCGTATTAATCGAAACGCCGACGACTAACATCGCGCCGTTGAGTTTCACCATGAAAATACCGGCGAGCCAGGCTACCAGCATGGACGCGATCATAGCGGAGAAGATTGATAACGCTACGCTCTTCGTATAGAAATTAGCGACGATCGCTGAAAATGCGCCCGCCAGCATCATGCCTTCCAGCCCGATATTGAAAATAAAAACCCGGTTGCAAAACGCGGATCCAAGCGCAACGAATAGAATCGGCGTCGTCAGGCGGATTGTCGAGTTGAGGACGACGGCTAAGAAAACTGTGTCGAAATTCATGTGTTGGCTCCCTCTGGGTTTTTAAGCGTTTCCATGGCAGGGTTCGGGCGGCACCGGTGGCGGAAACGGCGGGGAACCCTGAATTTCAGCAGGAACCGGGCTGAAATAAACAGCGTGATACAGCCTTGGATGATCGCTGAGATTTCGATTGGAACGTTCGTTGAACGGGCGATTAAGGAGCCGCCGGTTTGGATTCCGGCGAGGATAATCGACGTGAATAAAATTCCGATTGGGTTATATCCGGAAATCAGCGCGGCGTTGAGTCCGACCCATGCGTAGCTGGCGGAAACGAAAATACCGTTGACATAACGATATTGGACGCCGAAGACCTCGATCATGCCGGCAAATCCGCAGATCATTCCGCTTAATAAAAGTGTCCGACACATGATTTTTTTGCTGTCGACGCCGCCGTATTCGCAGAAACGGATATTAAATCCGCTCATTCTTGATTCGAAACCGAACGTCGTCCGATACATCAGGAACCAGATCGCGAAAACGAGCAGGATTGCCAGGAAGAAACCGGCGTGCAGGTTGTAGTTTTTGATAATGATCGGCAAGCGCATTTCCAGCGGAAGCATTTCCGTTTGGACCATTTTCCCATCGGTCGACAAGTCAAGGAAATGATTTTGCGTATAGTGAAGCATGACATATTGCGCGATGTAATTCATCATCAGCGTTGAAATCGCCAGCGACATTTTAAACCGGTCCAGGAGCCAGGCAGACAGGGCGGAATAGACGCCTCCTGCGGCGATCGCGGCGGCGAAAGCCAGCGTCCATCGAACCCAGACGGGGCCCGGCGCGTACAGACCGACGATCGCGCTGACGAATCCCCCGAGGATCATCTGCCCTTCCCCGCCGATGCCCATGTAATTCGAAGCCCAGGCGATCGCGGCTCCCAGTCCGCAGATCAAGACCGGTGTCGCCCGCGCGAGCGTTGCAAACAGGTAGTACTGACCACCGAACGCGCCTTTCAGCATGGCCCGATAGATGGATATCGGCGAATTCCCGGTCAGAAGAATCGCAACAGCGCCGGCGGCGAGCGCAAAGAAAATGGCGATTGTTGGCTGCGCTATGGTTTTGGCAGCGCTGCGGAGTGTCCGTTGAAAATTCTTTTCCGAATTATTCATATTTCTTTTCTCCTCCAACCATCAGGTAGCCTAATTCTTCTTCTGTGACGTTGCCGTGTTGAAATTCGCCGTTTATTTTCCCCTCGAAGATCACGTAAATCCGATCCGAGAGCTTCATGATTTCCGAGAGTTCTGAAGATATTAATAGAATTGCGTCGCCATGGTTGCGTTTTTCGATCAATTTTTCGTGAATGAATTCCATCGCGCCGATATCGATCCCGCGTGTCGGTTCGGCTGCGATCAGGAGCGGCGTGTTCTGCGATATCTCGCGGGCGACGATAAGCTTCTGCGCGTTTCCTCCGGAAAGCGAACTGGTCCTGAGTGCGATATTGTCTGTTTTGACTTTATACTGCTGGACGATATTCAGCGCGAAATTCCGGATTGCGCGGATATTCAGGATTCCGCGCCTGGAAAAGTCGATTTTTTCCTGATGGCCCATGATGGCTGATTCGCTGATTTTAGCCTGTCTGGCGATTCCCCAGATATTCCGGTCTTCCGGGATCAGCGATACGCCGGCGTTGCGGATTGCCTTGACGTCGTGGTTGACGATGCTTTCCCCCTTGACGAGAATCTCGCCGCTGTCGATTTTTCTCAGGCCGAACAGGGCGGATATGAATTCGGACTGGCCGTTTCCGGATACGCCGGCGATTCCGACGATTTCTCCCCCGGCGACATGAAGCGAGATTCGATCCAGGATTGGTTTCACGCTTAGACCCTGAATCGATAGTTCGTTTACGACGAGGATATCCGCTTTGGGACGGGTATGCGCGATTGGGTTTTGGTTCAGCGTCCGTGCGACCATGAAATAGGAAAGTTCTTCGATCGACGTGTCGGCGACGCTGACGTTCGCGACTTCCTTTCCGGCGCGAAGGACAACGGCGCGATCGGCAATTTCCATGACCTCGTTGAGCTTATGCGTGATAATAATGATGCTTTTTCCGGAAGCGGCCAGTTTTTTGATTGTCTTCAAGAGCTCGCGCGTTTCCTGTGGCGTCAGGACGGCGGAAGGCTCGTCAAAGATAATAATTTTAGCGTTTTGATAGAGAACCTTGAAGATTTCAACGCGTTGTCGAAGGCCGACCGGCATTCCTTCGATTTTCGCGTTCGGATCGAGCGGAAGCTCGGTTTCCCGGGATAAATCTTTAACAACGCGGGCGGCGGATTCAAGGTCGAAAACCGGACCGCGCCGGGGCTCTCGGCTGTAAACGATATTTTCTGCAACGGTAAACGGATCGAAGAGCATAAAATGCTGCTGAACCATGCCGATTCCGAGCGCGATCGCGTCTGCGGCGTTCCGAATTGAGACTTCTTTTTCATTTATGTAAATTTTGCCTTCATTCGCCTGTTCCAAGCCGTAAAGGATTTTCATTAACGTCGTCTTTCCCGCGCCGTTTTCGCCGATAATCGCGAGAATTTCGTTTTTCTTGAGCGTCAGATGGATCGAATCGTTCGCAACGAGAGGTCCGAACGTTTTCGTAATATTTTCCATTCTCAGGACGGTTTGACGGTCGTTTCTATCCTGATGGGGGCCTGCCTGATTTTTCTCTTCTGCCATAAGATTCTCTTTAGAATGGTCAATCGCCGGCGAATCGCGATTTGTGCACGATCCGCTGAAGCAGGCAAATTGTCGCCGAAATAAGCGGCAATTTGCCTGACCTCTGATTTAAATATATCGGAGTAAAATGCGGTTACTTTTGTTTCATATAATCTTCCTGAAGTGGGACGTTGAGAACGATTTCGCCGTTCTTGATTTTTTCAGCCGCTTCGCGTGCCGTTTTGACGATTTCATCGGTCAGTATTTCGCTGTTGCGCGGATTGACGCCATCGTCGGTGATGTACGTCGCGCCGACGACGCCCTCTTTTAATCCGAGGCTGATAACGGTTTTGGGCAGCCCTTCGCCGAAGAAGTCTTTTAAGATCATTTCGGTGACGACGCCGGTATATTTAACCTGGGTCGTGATGATATATGGGTTGTCCGGCCTTGTCTGATCGGCGTCCTGCCCTGAGGTGTAGAATCCTTTTTCGAGCGCGGCTTCGAACGTTCCCTGATCGGCGACGGCTGAAGCCGCGTTGATAAAGACGCATCCCTGGGCGGCTTGCTGCAGCGCTAATTCTTTTGCCAATGGCGCGTCGGTATAGGATTTCGTATAATTGAAAATGAAATCGTCGTTTGTGACGTTCGGGTTGACCGATTTAATCCCCTCGATGTAGCCATACTGCCATTCAAATCCGCCCTGTCCCGGATTCGCGTGCACGCCGCAGAACGGGCCGTCCGGTTTCCCGAGATCGCGGCTGACCGATCCGGCGACAATCCCGATCAGGTAGGCGGCTTCTTGCGGTTTGAAAACGTAGGAGGTAACGTTTTCGTTGTTGGCGATCGTGTCAATAATCGCATAGTCCGCTTTATCAGGGAACATGGCGGCGACCTGACTGATCGGATCCGCCCCCTGCCAGCCGACGGCAAGGATCAGGTTGTAGCCTTCCTCGACGGACGCCCGGACGTTTTCGGCCCATGCTGCTGAGTCAGTGCATTCTACAATCGTGTATTCCATAGGGTAGGTCCCGGCTTCCCTGATCTCCGCGATTTTGTCGACAACCTGCGTCAGGAAGGGATTTACGCCGACAGGATCGAGAATAACGGCGATCCGTTTTACCGAACCGACATCGGCGGCCGCCTGCGAATTCCCGACAGCGGCTCCTGAAGTCGGTTCCGTTTCGGTTTCTTTCGAACAGGAGGTAACCGATATGGCAATCATAAGCAGTATGCTAATCAAAATATAAAACATATTTTTCTTCATTTTTTTCCTCTTTCCAGATTGTCGCGACGTTCAGGTTTGCTGTCGCAAATATTGGATTCATTATACGCTGATTGTCTGGCGCTCAAAGTAATTTTCAACTGTAAAAATCATGACGATCGTCATATCCGGTTCGCAAATTCCGTGGTGTTAAGAAAAGAAGGGCGTTCGGGACGCCCCTCTCAATCGTTTGCGCTTGACTAGAACGCGCCTTATTCGTAAACCAGCTCGGAAACCGCCGGATCGTCCAGGTTCCCAGCGTCGTACCATTTCGCGCCGGTGTCGACGATTTCGGATTCAGCGGCTTTCCCTTCGATCGCGCTTACCGCGAGTTCGACGGCCTTGAAGCCGATCTGATACGGGTCCTGGGTCACGGAACCAAGGAACCAGCCTTTTTCGACGGCGGTCCGCTGGGTTTTACCGGCGTCAAAACCGATCGCGATAATATCCTTGAATTTTCCTTTTTCCGAATCGAAATCCGAGCCGTCGTTCGACGCGGCGAGGACGCCGCCGGCGGCGTTCTCGTTCGAGGCGTAAATCGCGGCAGGTTCGAGCGAAAGGAGCGCTTCAGCGCCGGTCTTCTGGTCCGCGGCGGAGGTCGTCGCCGGAACGTTGACGACGATCTTCAGGACGGCGGCGTCGTTCGCACGCGCGTATTTATCGTGACCTTCAACGGAGGTCAGGTCTTCGCCGACGAGTTCGACGAGTTTATCGATAAAGCCGGTCGTTCGGGAGACGATCGATTCTGAAGTCGCGTCCTGAGAAATGACGGCGACGGTAATCGGAGCGTCGGCGGTCGCGGCGGCGACTTTGGCGGCGAAGCTTTCGTCCGCGAAAAGATGCTCAGCAGCAATTGCGGCGGCGGCTTTGTTATCGGTCGAAGCGGTCGCGTAGATCGAACCTTCGGGAGCGCCCGGAACGCCGGAGTCGAACCCGACAACCGGGATCCCAGCGTCTTTCAGGGTTGCGAGCTGTTCCTTGACGGATTCGGTATCCAGCGCAGCGAGCGCGATGGCGGCGGGTTTCTTATCGATCGCGGATTTCAGCATGTCGACCTGAATCGCGATATCGGACTCCGTCGGCGGTCCGTCGAACGTGATCTCGACGCCGTACTGTTCGGCGGCGGCCTGCGCGCCCTTGGCGACGACCTGCCAGAACTGATGCTGAAAACCTTTGGATACGATGGCGATGTAGGGTTTATCCTGCGCGACGGCGACCGAGGCGGCGAGGGGTAAAACCAACGCGACAATCAGTAATACGGCTAAAAGCTTTTTCATGAGGGTTCCTCCCAAAAATTTTTGATGCCGGCGGACGCGAAAAGTCCGCCGGGTTAACCACGGGTTCAATCTATCCTGACAGCGTTCGCTTTTTTATTCCGATAGATATCGAGAAGCACGGCGAGGATGACGACGAGACCGGTGAAGAAGGTCTGGAAATGTCCCTGCAGTCCCATCGACATCAGCCCGGTTTTCAGTACGGACATCAGGAACGCGCCGATCAGCGTTCCGGACATCGTCCCGACGCCGCCGGACATCGACGTTCCGCCGATAATAACCGCCGCAATCGCGTTCATTTCCAGCCCGTTCCCGGTTCCCGGGATGATCGTCGTATAGGTCGCGGCGTAGACGATCGCCGCAAGGCCGCAGAAGAAGCCGCAGACAATATAGACGGCGATTTTCCAAAACGGAACGTTGACGCCGGAGAGCCGGACGGATTCTTCGTTCGAGCCGATCGCGTAGGCGTAACGGCCGAAACGCGTTTTCGTCAGCAGGATCCAGGCGATAAGGAAAAAGAGAATCATGTAGATAATACCGCTGGGGAAGCCGCCGCCGGTTTTATAGAAGACCTGCTTATAGAGGCCGTCGACGTCGAACCCGGAGGGGAAGCGCTGCGTCTGGACCTTCGTGACAATCGCGCCGAACCCCTGCGTCATCATCATCGTCCCGAGCGTCGCGATAAACGGCGGGAGCTTGAGCTTCGCGACGAGGATCCCGTTGATCCAGCCGACGATCGTCGCGATCAGGACGACGATCCCCAGGACGATCCAGATATTCATGCCTTTCGTATAGAGGTAACCTCCGATCAGCGCGGACATCATCATATTCGTCCCGATCGAGAGATCGATTCCTCCAGTGATAATAATGAACGTGATCCCGAACGCCATCAGGCCGACGTAATACGTGCTGTCCAGAATGCTGACCAGCGTTCCGGTCGAGAAGAAATTCTTCCCGAATAAACAGAAGAAAATATACAGGATAACCAAAGCCGCCGGAGCGAGAATTTGCTGAAGGTCGAATTTACGTTTGAGATTTTCCATGAGTTTTCTAATCCTTTAATTTCGCCGGGTGGCGTATTTCATGATGGTTTCCTGCGACGCTTCCTCGATATTGAGGATTTTCGTGATCCGCCCTTCGCACATGCAGGCGACGCGGTCGCTCATGCGCAGGATTTCCTGTAATTCTGAACTGATCATGATGATGGACTTGCCTTCTTCCGCGAGCAGCGTCATCAGCTTATAGATTTCGTTTTTGGCGCCGACGTCGATCCCACGGGTCGGCTCGTCGAAGATCAGCACGTCGCAATTGCGTACGATCCATTTCGCGATAATGACTTTCTGCTGATTGCCGCCGGAGAGGTTGCGGATGAGCTGCGAGACGGTCGGAGTTTTGATATTGATTTTCTTAACGTACGTTTCGGTCGTGCCGCGGATTTTCCCGTCGTCGACGAAGCCGTTCCGCGTAAAGCTTTCGAGATCGGCGAGGACGGTATTATCGGAAACGGAGAGCCCGACCGCGAGTCCGTAACGCTTCCGGTCTTCGGAAAGATAGCCGATTCCGGCGCGGACGGCGTCGACCGGGGCTTTTATTTTCAGCTTGTTCCCGTTTTTATAGATATCGCCGCTCTCGATCGGATCGGCCCCGAAGATCAGCCGGGCGGTTTCGGTTCTCCCGGCGCCCATGAGGCCTGCGAATCCGAGGATTTCGCCTTTTCGGAGATCGAACGACACGTCATGCACGTCGCGGGAGGTCAGTCCGCGAACTTCGAGAACGACCGGGGCGGAATCGGGAATACTCGATCCGGTTTTCGGCTCGATATAAATGACCCGCCCGACCATGGCCTGGATAATTTCGTCGAGGTTCGTATCCTTCGTGACGAGAGTTTTGACGTATTCGCCGTCGCGCAGGATCGTAATCCGGTCGGTAATCGCCTGAATTTCGTCCATGCGGTGCGAGATGTAAATCATGGTGACGCCATGGGCTTTCAGGTCCTTCATGACGTTGAACAGCTCGACGACTTCGGTTTTCGTCAGCGCGGCGGTCGGTTCGTCGAGGATCAGGATCTTCGCGTTGAAGGAGATCGCTTTGACGATCTCGACCATCTGCTGTTTCCCCACGGTCAGGTTCCCGACTTTTTCGGTTGGGCTGATATCCATCCTGATCCGTTCGAAGAGCCGCCGCGTCTTCTGGTTGATCGTTTCGTCGTTGACGAAGAACGACGTCCCTTCGCGTCCGATAAAAATATTCTGCGCGGCGGTCAGGT includes:
- a CDS encoding purine-nucleoside phosphorylase, yielding MFTTAFYKKSADYVRSRINFTPDLGIILGTALGGIADEIEDPIVIPYADIPNFLVSTAPGHAGKLILGTIEGKKVICMSGRFHYYEGYTFEQLAAPVRLFRDSGVSRVILTNAAGGVNPDYRPGDIMILKDHLNLVGASPTRGENLPEYGPRFFDVTDLYSAKLRAVAIGTQPHTDLTLHEGVYMYFVGPHFETAAEIRAARILGADAVGMSTVPEVLTARHAGLPVLAVSLITNMATGVIDQESAHAMVDRTAKAVETRFRAWFRVLLRALP
- a CDS encoding ABC transporter ATP-binding protein; this translates as MAEEKNQAGPHQDRNDRQTVLRMENITKTFGPLVANDSIHLTLKKNEILAIIGENGAGKTTLMKILYGLEQANEGKIYINEKEVSIRNAADAIALGIGMVQQHFMLFDPFTVAENIVYSREPRRGPVFDLESAARVVKDLSRETELPLDPNAKIEGMPVGLRQRVEIFKVLYQNAKIIIFDEPSAVLTPQETRELLKTIKKLAASGKSIIIITHKLNEVMEIADRAVVLRAGKEVANVSVADTSIEELSYFMVARTLNQNPIAHTRPKADILVVNELSIQGLSVKPILDRISLHVAGGEIVGIAGVSGNGQSEFISALFGLRKIDSGEILVKGESIVNHDVKAIRNAGVSLIPEDRNIWGIARQAKISESAIMGHQEKIDFSRRGILNIRAIRNFALNIVQQYKVKTDNIALRTSSLSGGNAQKLIVAREISQNTPLLIAAEPTRGIDIGAMEFIHEKLIEKRNHGDAILLISSELSEIMKLSDRIYVIFEGKINGEFQHGNVTEEELGYLMVGGEKKYE
- a CDS encoding ribose ABC transporter permease, with protein sequence MENLKRKFDLQQILAPAALVILYIFFCLFGKNFFSTGTLVSILDSTYYVGLMAFGITFIIITGGIDLSIGTNMMMSALIGGYLYTKGMNIWIVLGIVVLIATIVGWINGILVAKLKLPPFIATLGTMMMTQGFGAIVTKVQTQRFPSGFDVDGLYKQVFYKTGGGFPSGIIYMILFFLIAWILLTKTRFGRYAYAIGSNEESVRLSGVNVPFWKIAVYIVCGFFCGLAAIVYAATYTTIIPGTGNGLEMNAIAAVIIGGTSMSGGVGTMSGTLIGAFLMSVLKTGLMSMGLQGHFQTFFTGLVVILAVLLDIYRNKKANAVRID
- a CDS encoding D-xylose ABC transporter ATP-binding protein (with RbsBCD acts to import ribose into the cell; RbsA contains 2 ATP-binding domain), whose protein sequence is MKDVGMRFQGVHALKQCSFELRRGEIHALVGENGAGKSTLMKVLAGIYQADRGEIFYNGERVSFRNPKEAQDAGIAIVHQELNLMNHLTAAQNIFIGREGTSFFVNDETINQKTRRLFERIRMDISPTEKVGNLTVGKQQMVEIVKAISFNAKILILDEPTAALTKTEVVELFNVMKDLKAHGVTMIYISHRMDEIQAITDRITILRDGEYVKTLVTKDTNLDEIIQAMVGRVIYIEPKTGSSIPDSAPVVLEVRGLTSRDVHDVSFDLRKGEILGFAGLMGAGRTETARLIFGADPIESGDIYKNGNKLKIKAPVDAVRAGIGYLSEDRKRYGLAVGLSVSDNTVLADLESFTRNGFVDDGKIRGTTETYVKKINIKTPTVSQLIRNLSGGNQQKVIIAKWIVRNCDVLIFDEPTRGIDVGAKNEIYKLMTLLAEEGKSIIMISSELQEILRMSDRVACMCEGRITKILNIEEASQETIMKYATRRN